A DNA window from Euleptes europaea isolate rEulEur1 chromosome 20, rEulEur1.hap1, whole genome shotgun sequence contains the following coding sequences:
- the PTPN9 gene encoding tyrosine-protein phosphatase non-receptor type 9: MAAELSPEEELATKQFLEEINKWTIQYNVSPLSWNVAVKFLMARKFDVLRAIELFHSYRETRLKEGIVKLKPHEEPLRSELLSGKFTILSVRDPSGASIALFTAKLHHPNKSVQHVVLQALFYLLDRAVESFETQRNGLVFIYDMAGSHYTNFELDLSKKILNLLKGAFPARLKKVFIVGAPMWFRVPYAIISLLLKEKLRERVQMVKMSELKQHLPPECLPEYLGGSLKLDPLSWNCRFLPQQNGHPDPLDELILVPLASPRDNGSVHVPGPKALTVQELLELVSQKQKRGIYEEYEGIRRRSPSGTFVCSLAPCNQEKNRYGDVPCLDQTRVKLTKQFSYPELTDYINASFMDGYKQRNAYIGTQGPLENTYGDFWRMVWEQNVLVIVMTTRLEEGGRRKCGQYWPLEKDFQACYGILTVTNLGMENLNHYKKTVLEIYNCESRERRLVTHFQYVSWPDYGVPSSAATLIDFLGAVKQQQRVAVSALGPRYKGHPGGPPIVVHCSAGIGRTGTFCALDICLSQLQDVGTLNVYQTVVRMRTQRAFSIQTPEQYYFCYMAILEHAQRENLLPSPPARVGKEKS; the protein is encoded by the exons ATGGCCGCGGAGCTGAGCCCCGAAGAAGAGCTG gcTACCAAGCAATTTCTTGAAGAGATTAACAAGTGGACGATCCAATACAATGTCTCACCGCTCTCTTGGAATGTGGCAGTCAAGTTCCTCATGGCCAGAAAATTTGACGTTCTTCGAGCAATCGAACTCTTCCATTCCTACAGG GAAACCAGGCTGAAAGAAGGGATTGTGAAGCTGAAACCGCACGAGGAACCCCTCCGGTCTGAGCTGCTTAGCGGAAAATTCACTATTCTG agCGTACGAGATCCTTCCGGTGCCTCCATCGCCCTCTTTACAGCCAAGTTACACCACCCCAACAAAAGCGTTCAACATGTGGTACTCCAAGCTCTCTTCTATTTGCTGGACAGGGCGGTGGAGAG CTTCGAAACACAGCGGAACGGCTTGGTCTTCATCTACGACATGGCGGGCTCCCACTATACCAATTTTGAGCTGGATCTCAGCAAGAAAATTCTCAATTTACTGAAG GGAGCCTTCCCGGCTCGACTTAAAAAGGTCTTCATCGTCGGCGCCCCAATGTGGTTCCGTGTCCCTTACGCCATTATCAGCTTGCTGTTGAAGGAAAAGCTCCGAGAACGG GTTCAGATGGTGAAGATGTCGGAGCTGAAGCAGCATCTCCCGCCGGAGTGTCTCCCCGAGTACCTGGGCGGGTCCTTGAAGTTGGACCCCCTCAGCTGGAACTGCCGGTTCCTCCCGCAGCAGAACGGTCACCCGGACCCTCTGGACGAGCTGATCTTGGTGCCGCTGGCTTCCCCTCGCGATAACGGCTCCGTGCACGTGCCGGGCCCGAAGGCCTTGACGGTCCAGGAGCTGCTGGAACTTGTGAGCCAGAAGCAGAAACGGGGCATCTACGAGGAATACGAGGGCATCCGGCGCCGGAGCCCGTCTGGCACATTCGTCTGTTCCTT GGCTCCTTGTAACCAAGAGAAGAACAGATACGGAGACGTACCCTGCCTTGATCAAACCAGGGTGAAGCTGACCAAACAATTCAGCTACCCAGAA CTGACGGATTACATCAACGCCAGCTTCATGGACGGCTACAAGCAGAGGAACGCTTACATCGGCACTCAAG GACCATTAGAAAACACCTACGGTGACTTCTGGCGCATGGTGTGGGAACAGAATGTTTTGGTCATCGTCATGACGACCAG GCTTGAAGAAGGAGGCCGGAGGAAATGCGGCCAGTACTGGCCGTTGGAGAAGGACTTCCAGGCCTGCTACGGGATCCTGACCGTCACCAACCTTGGGATGGAGAACCTCAACCATTACAAGAAAACTGTGCTGGAGATCTACAACTGTGAG AGCCGTGAGCGCCGCCTCGTGACCCATTTCCAGTACGTGAGCTGGCCGGACTACGGCGTCCCTTCCTCCGCTGCCACTCTGATCGATTTTCTGGGGGCTGTCAAGCAGCAACAAAGGGTGGCGGTCAGCGCCTTGGGGCCACGGTACAAAGGCCATCCGGGGGGACCGCCGATCGTGGTGCACTGCAGCGCTGGCATCGGCAGGACAG GCACTTTCTGTGCTCTCGATATCTGCCTATCGCAGCTGCAGGACGTGGGCACGTTGAACGTCTACCAGACGGTGGTGCGGATGAGAACCCAGCGGGCCTTCAGCATCCAGACGCCCGAGCAGTACTATTTTTGCTACATGGCCATCCTGGAGCATGCCCAGAGAGAGAATCTGCTGCCCTCCCCTCCGGCCAGGGTAGGCAAAGAGAAGAGCTAA